The following are from one region of the Candidatus Paceibacterota bacterium genome:
- the tsf gene encoding elongation factor Ts (EF-Ts; functions during elongation stage of protein translation; forms a dimer; associates with EF-Tu-GDP complex and promotes exchange of GDP to GTP resulting in regeneration of the active form of EF-Tu) gives MSMVTTEQIKELRDMTGVSVIQCKKALEEANGDKERALDILRKKSKDIAAKKGDRVFGAGSVASYIHSNGTVGSLVELVTETDFVANNQEFKALAREIAMHVAASNPSFVRSSEIPEAEQVKAKELFASEVEGKPEELKEKILSGKISSYFKERVLLEQPYIKNPDITVSGLIEQAIQKFGEKIDVGRIARFDIHG, from the coding sequence ATGTCTATGGTAACAACAGAACAAATCAAGGAATTACGTGACATGACTGGTGTTTCAGTCATTCAATGTAAGAAGGCACTTGAAGAAGCTAATGGTGATAAGGAAAGAGCATTAGATATTCTTCGAAAGAAGAGTAAGGACATCGCAGCAAAGAAGGGTGATCGAGTATTTGGTGCTGGATCAGTTGCTTCATACATCCACTCAAACGGAACAGTTGGTTCACTTGTTGAACTAGTTACAGAAACTGATTTCGTTGCAAACAACCAAGAATTCAAAGCGCTTGCACGTGAAATTGCAATGCATGTCGCTGCGTCAAACCCTTCATTTGTTCGGTCTTCTGAAATTCCTGAAGCTGAACAAGTAAAGGCAAAAGAGCTCTTTGCAAGTGAAGTGGAAGGAAAGCCAGAAGAGCTAAAGGAGAAAATTCTCTCTGGAAAAATCAGTTCATATTTCAAAGAGCGAGTTCTTTTGGAACAGCCGTACATTAAGAACCCTGATATAACTGTCAGTGGTTTGATCGAACAGGCAATTCAGAAGTTCGGAGAGAAAATTGATGTGGGACGTATCGCACGTTTCGACATACACGGGTAA
- a CDS encoding glycosyltransferase family 2 protein gives MAQVEYKDTKYFHAAHAADFQGKDYVLYRFFEIIPGLLAWGTLIGAAVLSFFIPLWVAYFIIAFDLYWLLKNAYLSIHLRHNWKRLKHNMKVDWKGMLSNLKYEHLHHMILLPFYKESEEVVSHSIDALLKTNYNKKKMIVVLAGEESAGDHAQTIIQEMQKRYGSRFEHFIGTLHPKGLPGEIPGKGSNISFAAEESRKRVLDAQQIPYKDVIVSAFDIDTVAYPAYFNCLTWNFLTAEHPYKSSFQPVPLYNNNIWQAPAISRVVATSSTFWQMIQQERPEKLATFSSHAVAFTTLYEANYWQRNMVSEDSRIYWNLFLAHNGDYRVVPLSYPVSMDANLAPTFFQTFKNIYKQHRRWMWGVENIPYILMGCVKNKRIPLRKKIKAVTTQLEGFWSLSTNPLIIFLLGWLPLALGGHDFNSTLLARNLPIITRDLMMITMVGLILLAAISQSLLPPRPSNVKASKGVTVLLQWILVPFTITLFGAIPGLDAQTRLMLGKYLGFWVTPKHRG, from the coding sequence GTGGCTCAAGTGGAATACAAGGATACTAAATATTTCCATGCTGCTCATGCAGCTGACTTTCAAGGTAAAGATTATGTTCTCTACAGGTTCTTTGAAATTATCCCTGGTCTTCTTGCGTGGGGAACATTGATTGGCGCTGCGGTGCTCTCTTTTTTCATACCTCTATGGGTTGCGTATTTTATTATTGCTTTTGACTTGTACTGGCTTTTAAAAAACGCATATCTTTCAATCCACCTTCGTCACAACTGGAAACGTCTCAAGCACAACATGAAAGTTGATTGGAAGGGAATGCTTTCAAACCTTAAGTATGAGCACTTGCACCACATGATCCTTTTACCTTTCTACAAAGAAAGCGAAGAGGTTGTCTCTCATAGTATTGATGCGTTACTTAAGACCAACTACAACAAGAAGAAGATGATTGTGGTTTTGGCAGGTGAGGAAAGTGCGGGTGACCATGCACAAACTATTATCCAAGAGATGCAGAAGCGATACGGATCGAGATTTGAACATTTTATCGGTACGCTTCATCCCAAAGGATTACCAGGAGAAATTCCTGGAAAAGGATCTAATATTTCCTTTGCAGCAGAAGAATCAAGGAAGCGTGTCCTTGATGCGCAACAGATTCCATACAAGGATGTTATTGTTTCTGCGTTTGATATTGATACTGTGGCGTATCCCGCATACTTTAATTGTTTAACATGGAACTTCCTCACAGCTGAACATCCATATAAGTCATCATTCCAACCAGTTCCTTTATATAACAACAACATCTGGCAAGCTCCAGCAATTTCTCGTGTCGTTGCAACCTCATCTACGTTCTGGCAGATGATCCAACAGGAGCGTCCAGAAAAACTCGCTACCTTCTCTTCACACGCGGTTGCTTTTACAACACTCTACGAGGCAAATTATTGGCAACGAAACATGGTTTCAGAAGACTCACGTATATATTGGAATCTATTTTTGGCACACAATGGTGACTACCGTGTGGTTCCACTTTCATACCCAGTATCAATGGATGCAAACCTTGCACCAACATTTTTCCAAACATTTAAAAATATCTATAAGCAACATAGACGTTGGATGTGGGGTGTAGAAAATATTCCATACATCCTCATGGGTTGTGTGAAGAATAAAAGAATTCCGCTTCGGAAAAAGATTAAAGCTGTCACAACACAACTTGAAGGTTTCTGGTCTCTTTCAACAAACCCACTCATTATTTTCCTTCTCGGGTGGTTGCCACTTGCACTTGGTGGTCACGATTTTAACTCAACACTCTTGGCTCGAAACCTTCCAATCATTACCCGTGATTTGATGATGATCACCATGGTTGGACTAATACTTCTCGCTGCTATTTCACAGTCACTACTTCCACCTCGACCGTCTAATGTAAAAGCATCAAAAGGTGTAACTGTGTTACTCCAATGGATTCTTGTACCGTTTACTATTACACTCTTTGGTGCAATCCCTGGACTAGATGCACAGACTCGCCTCATGCTTGGAAAGTATCTCGGGTTCTGGGTAACTCCAAAGCATCGCGGATAA
- a CDS encoding phenylalanine--tRNA ligase subunit alpha: protein MHVHPVTQTIREIASIAAKIGFTPELGPELETEFYNFDALNVPKNHPSRDMQDTFWVKDTGQVLRTHTSSVQVRYLEKHDGPFRIIAPGRVFRNEATDATHDVQFYQLEGLLVGEEASMATLKGTILHILTGLFGNEVGIRFRPSYFPFVEPGVEVDMFYRGKWMEVMGAGMVHPKVFEAAGKDPKKMKGFAFGMGVDRLVMLKYDIPDVRLLYSADLRVLSQFSS from the coding sequence ATGCATGTGCACCCAGTAACACAAACGATCCGGGAAATCGCTTCAATCGCTGCGAAAATTGGTTTCACTCCGGAATTAGGACCTGAACTTGAAACGGAATTCTATAATTTTGATGCTTTAAACGTTCCCAAAAATCATCCTTCACGAGATATGCAGGATACATTTTGGGTAAAAGATACCGGACAAGTTTTGCGCACGCACACATCTTCTGTTCAAGTACGGTATTTAGAAAAGCATGACGGTCCGTTTCGAATCATTGCTCCAGGACGTGTGTTTCGTAACGAAGCGACTGATGCAACGCACGATGTGCAGTTCTATCAACTAGAAGGTCTTCTTGTTGGTGAAGAGGCATCAATGGCAACACTAAAAGGAACCATACTCCATATCCTCACTGGTCTTTTTGGAAATGAAGTTGGAATTCGTTTTCGACCAAGTTACTTTCCATTCGTAGAGCCTGGGGTAGAGGTTGATATGTTTTATCGCGGTAAATGGATGGAGGTGATGGGTGCCGGAATGGTTCATCCAAAAGTATTTGAAGCAGCAGGAAAGGATCCAAAGAAAATGAAAGGTTTTGCTTTTGGAATGGGTGTCGATAGGTTGGTAATGCTTAAGTATGACATTCCGGATGTTAGATTACTCTACTCCGCAGATCTTAGAGTGCTGTCACAATTTTCTTCATAA
- a CDS encoding phenylalanine--tRNA ligase subunit beta encodes MKFSYSWLQSYFDTPLPDAETLSSRITNQLAEVDGVEKIPNSNHTLIDIKVLPDRAGYLLSHASMAREIGAILGVSTVKSVLIQVPTVSYVNVPVYPLQVQSGACSTYIAIEGTVAEVANIEVYDRIKDALASVGQRSINPLVDIANLVMLDIGQPMHVFDAHKLDGTIVVRSAQKGESMTTLDGKELSLTQDDLVIADNSSVLGLAGIKGGRKAEAGLDTTHFIFESANFDATSIRKSGQAHGIKTDASKRFENAISSYWTTVAMEYAMALVQAVYGTVTIVSYGQHGTPAVGSVFKTVSSKEIFRFLGVPVSDEQCISTAHIFGWECEKKDDKLLWHVPVWRNDMVIDQDFVEEVGRIIGYEEITPVVPEVQSVSTTKIASVWQFLEILKNELVGVGAHEILAYSLVPSGELEVLSAPSPQRMKLRSSLVQYVAAEAEKNARNGDLLRMDPVIVFEIGSVFTLHGESLWLAVAVSSARQKAKVVTAKAEEILSVISQKIQAMIPTVSITTTIETKEKTASFEIPLDELVAIVKEKNIATEPLQTVIHPMEKYQPFSPYPYIVRDIAVLVPTGQTDEKIISSIKHRAGELAVHSSLFDVFEKKDSGQTSYGYRVVFQSHEKTLLAEDIDAIMADISKDMTEAGFVVR; translated from the coding sequence ATGAAATTTTCATATTCCTGGTTACAATCATATTTCGACACACCACTTCCAGATGCGGAGACGCTTTCTTCTCGTATTACAAATCAACTAGCAGAAGTTGATGGTGTAGAAAAAATACCAAATAGCAACCATACACTTATTGATATCAAAGTACTTCCTGATCGGGCGGGATATTTGTTGTCACATGCATCAATGGCAAGAGAGATTGGTGCAATACTCGGTGTGTCCACAGTTAAGAGTGTATTAATACAGGTCCCTACTGTTTCGTATGTAAATGTTCCCGTGTATCCATTACAAGTTCAATCAGGGGCTTGTTCTACATATATTGCGATTGAGGGAACTGTTGCAGAGGTGGCGAATATAGAGGTATATGATCGTATTAAAGATGCACTTGCTTCTGTCGGACAGCGGTCTATTAATCCACTTGTTGATATTGCGAACCTTGTGATGCTTGATATTGGTCAGCCGATGCATGTCTTTGACGCGCATAAGCTTGATGGCACTATTGTTGTTCGTTCTGCACAAAAAGGTGAGTCGATGACAACGCTTGATGGGAAGGAGCTATCACTAACTCAAGATGATTTAGTTATTGCTGATAATTCTAGTGTCCTTGGTCTTGCTGGAATTAAAGGTGGAAGAAAAGCAGAAGCAGGGCTCGACACAACACATTTTATTTTTGAATCAGCAAACTTTGACGCAACAAGTATTCGAAAGTCCGGGCAAGCTCACGGTATTAAAACTGATGCCTCAAAGCGATTTGAAAATGCTATTTCTTCATACTGGACTACAGTCGCAATGGAGTATGCAATGGCACTTGTACAAGCTGTGTACGGTACGGTAACTATTGTTTCATATGGTCAACACGGAACACCTGCTGTTGGTAGTGTATTTAAAACTGTTTCATCAAAAGAAATTTTTCGCTTTTTAGGTGTTCCTGTTTCAGATGAACAGTGTATATCAACCGCGCATATTTTTGGATGGGAGTGTGAAAAGAAAGATGACAAACTATTGTGGCACGTACCTGTGTGGAGAAATGACATGGTAATCGACCAAGACTTTGTTGAAGAAGTTGGACGAATTATTGGATATGAAGAAATTACACCTGTTGTTCCTGAAGTTCAATCAGTATCTACAACCAAAATCGCATCCGTTTGGCAGTTTTTAGAAATTCTTAAGAATGAATTAGTTGGCGTAGGTGCACACGAGATTCTTGCGTACTCACTTGTACCTAGTGGTGAATTAGAGGTACTTTCCGCACCAAGTCCACAGCGGATGAAATTACGCTCGTCACTTGTACAGTATGTGGCAGCTGAGGCAGAAAAAAATGCACGTAATGGCGATCTTCTTAGAATGGATCCAGTTATTGTATTTGAAATCGGAAGTGTGTTTACTCTACACGGTGAGTCACTGTGGCTTGCGGTTGCAGTTTCTTCAGCGCGACAAAAAGCTAAAGTTGTAACTGCTAAGGCAGAAGAGATTCTCTCTGTGATTTCACAAAAGATACAAGCAATGATTCCTACTGTTTCTATAACTACAACTATTGAAACAAAAGAAAAAACTGCTTCTTTTGAGATTCCACTTGATGAACTAGTTGCGATCGTAAAAGAAAAAAATATTGCAACAGAACCACTCCAGACAGTTATTCATCCAATGGAAAAATATCAGCCATTTTCTCCATATCCTTACATTGTCCGAGATATCGCAGTGCTTGTTCCAACGGGGCAAACAGATGAAAAAATTATCTCTTCGATTAAACATCGAGCGGGAGAGTTAGCGGTGCATTCGTCACTCTTCGATGTGTTTGAAAAGAAAGACTCTGGTCAAACATCGTATGGATATAGAGTAGTGTTTCAGTCGCACGAAAAGACACTCCTTGCAGAAGACATTGATGCGATAATGGCAGATATTTCAAAAGATATGACGGAGGCAGGATTTGTGGTTAGGTAG
- a CDS encoding DNA topoisomerase subunit B — translation MAKNSSKDASGHNYNAQDITVLEGLEPVRKRPGMYIGTTGPDGFHHLITEIFDNSRDEAMGGFADDIEVALLPGERVRVVDNGRGIPVDLHKQTKVSALETIMTTLHAGGKFGGEGYKVSGGLHGVGASVVNALSVLCRVEVNKDGGRYMQEYSRGVKKASVKKIGTSESNGTIVMFEPDEQIFGKQTFDFHRLVTHMRQQAYLVRSLRISVLDARGYEGEINLEGVNYIRELNLDVPSQTFYFEGGLKSLIAFYNQMQKPLHKNIFYTEKKTNEYESVEVALQYVDDITPRVLAFANNIYTAEGGTHITGFKTALTRTINAYARKNNLVSEKEDNFTGEDVLEGLTAVISVKIREIQFEGQTKAKLGTVEARAMVESVFSEAFSSFLEENPDDARQVVGKSLLALKARKAAKAAKDSVLRKGALEGMTLPGKLADCQAKDPAESEIFIVEGDSAGGTAKTGRDRRTQAVLPLRGKILNIERARLDRMLASEQIKNLVLAMGTAIGDTFDISKLRYHKVIIATDADVDGAHIRTLILTLLYRYFRPLLDGGFIYIAQPPLYKIKKGKEVHYVYSEEEKIKITGSMGAEIITEEELPEGEGGASETEEEATAKGRTPKISVQRYKGLGEMNAEELWETTMDPEKRVLKQVDIDDAQEADKIFDMLMGTDVPARKSFIQSNAKLANLDI, via the coding sequence ATGGCAAAAAACAGTTCTAAGGACGCATCAGGACATAATTATAATGCTCAGGACATTACCGTCCTTGAAGGACTAGAGCCGGTACGTAAGCGTCCCGGAATGTACATTGGAACCACTGGTCCAGATGGTTTCCATCACCTCATTACAGAAATTTTCGACAACTCACGTGATGAAGCCATGGGAGGCTTTGCTGATGATATTGAAGTCGCGCTTCTTCCGGGAGAGCGAGTACGTGTAGTTGATAATGGACGAGGTATTCCAGTTGATCTCCACAAGCAAACAAAAGTTTCTGCACTTGAAACGATTATGACAACACTCCATGCCGGAGGAAAATTCGGAGGAGAAGGATATAAGGTTTCAGGAGGTCTCCATGGAGTGGGAGCATCAGTGGTAAACGCGCTTTCAGTACTTTGTCGTGTTGAAGTTAACAAAGATGGTGGTAGGTACATGCAGGAGTATTCACGAGGAGTGAAAAAGGCTTCTGTTAAAAAGATTGGTACGTCAGAATCAAACGGTACGATTGTAATGTTCGAGCCCGACGAACAAATCTTCGGAAAACAGACATTTGATTTCCATCGTCTTGTAACCCACATGCGTCAGCAGGCGTATTTGGTTCGATCTCTTAGAATTTCAGTGCTTGATGCACGTGGATATGAAGGTGAAATTAACCTTGAAGGTGTTAACTACATTCGAGAATTGAACCTCGATGTTCCTTCACAAACATTCTATTTCGAAGGAGGATTAAAATCATTGATTGCCTTCTACAACCAGATGCAGAAGCCGTTGCATAAGAATATTTTCTATACTGAAAAGAAGACAAATGAGTATGAGTCTGTTGAAGTGGCGCTTCAATATGTTGATGACATCACTCCACGAGTGCTCGCGTTTGCAAACAACATCTACACAGCTGAAGGAGGAACACATATCACTGGATTTAAGACAGCACTTACTCGAACAATTAACGCGTACGCACGAAAGAATAATCTAGTTTCAGAGAAGGAAGATAACTTCACCGGTGAAGACGTGCTTGAAGGATTGACAGCGGTTATCTCAGTTAAGATCCGCGAAATTCAGTTCGAAGGACAGACCAAAGCAAAGCTTGGAACAGTTGAGGCTCGTGCAATGGTGGAATCTGTATTTTCTGAGGCGTTCTCATCATTTCTAGAAGAGAATCCTGACGACGCACGGCAAGTTGTTGGAAAGTCACTTTTGGCACTTAAGGCTCGTAAGGCTGCAAAAGCCGCAAAAGACTCAGTGCTTCGAAAGGGAGCTCTTGAGGGAATGACACTTCCAGGAAAGCTAGCTGATTGTCAGGCAAAAGATCCAGCAGAGTCAGAGATCTTCATTGTAGAGGGAGACTCAGCTGGGGGTACTGCAAAGACAGGACGTGACCGCCGAACACAGGCAGTTCTTCCACTTCGAGGAAAGATCTTGAACATTGAGCGCGCTCGCCTTGATCGAATGCTTGCATCCGAACAGATTAAGAATCTTGTGCTTGCTATGGGAACAGCTATTGGAGACACATTTGATATTAGTAAGCTTCGATATCACAAGGTAATTATTGCAACGGACGCCGATGTTGATGGAGCACACATCCGCACACTTATCTTGACCCTCCTTTACCGATATTTCCGCCCACTACTAGATGGAGGATTTATCTATATTGCCCAGCCACCTCTATATAAAATAAAAAAAGGAAAGGAGGTTCACTATGTGTATTCTGAAGAAGAAAAAATTAAAATCACTGGATCAATGGGTGCAGAGATTATAACTGAAGAAGAACTTCCTGAAGGAGAAGGGGGGGCATCTGAAACAGAAGAGGAAGCAACAGCAAAAGGAAGGACTCCTAAGATTTCAGTACAGCGATACAAAGGTCTTGGAGAAATGAACGCTGAGGAGTTGTGGGAAACAACCATGGATCCTGAAAAGCGTGTGCTTAAGCAAGTTGATATTGATGATGCACAAGAGGCAGACAAGATCTTCGACATGCTTATGGGAACTGATGTTCCTGCACGAAAGAGTTTTATCCAGTCAAACGCAAAACTCGCAAACCTAGATATCTAA
- a CDS encoding sortase, protein MSFSKHIADLEEKFAAFKKANSRGRTRPFSERAYIIPSDAIKAMQANGKPEGRRMMGLFGPASAPTPVVHQEVITPYNVSPTRMPISAPSAFASTNPNLFPRLTPALVSGGYYVESQQDSFTNNMVHVLWAHKVGLSICVYTVFCIVYAVMYVAGFVPEVLMAEASLQTVKKGDREAAIERALATLPSNEIATTSTTPVQGNEPTRTQVQPVVAAPQTVQQGNDPVRIIIPKVGVDVKVANPKSTAIAVMDDYLTRGVVRYADSPSLGEGNTLIFGHSTSFKVVNNQAYKAFNGLKLLKSGDAITVRSISHEYTYQVKSVRLAKDSDIYVDFTAGKNMLTLVTCNVLGQKEDRYVVEAELVSTATLPGVNI, encoded by the coding sequence ATGAGTTTTAGTAAACACATCGCAGATCTTGAAGAAAAGTTCGCTGCTTTCAAAAAAGCGAACTCCCGTGGCCGTACAAGGCCGTTTTCAGAGCGAGCATATATCATTCCATCTGATGCTATCAAAGCCATGCAGGCAAATGGTAAGCCAGAAGGAAGGAGAATGATGGGTCTATTTGGTCCTGCATCAGCTCCAACTCCGGTTGTACATCAGGAGGTAATAACACCATATAACGTCTCTCCTACACGGATGCCAATCAGCGCACCTAGTGCTTTTGCGTCCACCAACCCAAATCTATTTCCTCGTCTTACTCCAGCACTGGTTTCAGGAGGATATTATGTTGAATCTCAGCAAGATTCATTTACCAACAACATGGTTCATGTACTCTGGGCACATAAAGTAGGGCTCTCAATTTGTGTCTACACAGTATTCTGTATTGTCTACGCTGTCATGTATGTAGCAGGATTTGTTCCCGAAGTACTTATGGCTGAGGCGTCTCTCCAGACAGTGAAGAAAGGAGACAGGGAAGCTGCTATTGAGCGAGCACTCGCGACACTTCCTTCAAATGAAATTGCTACAACCTCAACTACTCCAGTACAAGGAAACGAACCAACTCGTACGCAAGTACAACCAGTGGTTGCCGCTCCACAAACCGTGCAACAAGGTAACGACCCAGTTCGAATCATCATTCCTAAAGTGGGTGTTGATGTGAAGGTTGCAAACCCAAAGAGTACAGCAATTGCTGTCATGGACGACTATCTTACTCGTGGAGTGGTTCGCTATGCGGATTCTCCATCACTTGGTGAAGGAAACACACTTATCTTCGGACACAGCACTAGTTTCAAGGTTGTAAACAACCAGGCGTACAAGGCTTTCAATGGACTTAAACTTCTTAAGAGCGGAGATGCTATTACTGTTCGATCAATAAGTCACGAATATACGTACCAAGTCAAGAGTGTACGCCTTGCCAAAGACAGTGATATTTATGTAGATTTTACTGCAGGAAAGAACATGCTCACCCTTGTGACATGTAACGTACTTGGACAGAAGGAGGATCGTTATGTTGTAGAAGCAGAACTTGTCTCAACCGCTACGCTTCCCGGGGTAAATATATAA